A stretch of the Glutamicibacter sp. JL.03c genome encodes the following:
- a CDS encoding bifunctional sugar phosphate isomerase/epimerase/4-hydroxyphenylpyruvate dioxygenase family protein, whose product MRTSIATVCLSGTLEEKLLACARAGFDGIEIFEQDLLVSPMSPEEVKAMAHRLGLTLDLFQPFRDFEGVTEEALKANLHRAEAKFQLMQRLGMDLMLLCSNVGTATINDDDLFVEQIRQLSDLAAQYNVRIAYEALAWGKYVDTYQHSWRIVKRVDRANVGLCIDSFHILSRGDDPAGIASIPGEKIFFVQLADAPVLSMDILSWSRHYRLFPGQGGFALDQFLAELVRSGYDGIISLEIFNDVFRQSNVERTAIDGLRSLQWLGSKTAQLLDSSSESYALELGVLPGIQDATGFDFAEIRTEDPERVAGMLSQLGFSFRGQHRRKPVQLWSSGEAKIIINSQRSRGVEAAVSGFGVLVPDPVASGERGGALLATRVPRHRTHNEQDLPGFIAPDRSEVFFSSLANTENWVQEFEDSAPEANASPTGPISNIDHINLAQPWQCFDESVLFYCSVLNLQARPGTEVPSPMGLVRSQVLATDDCSVRLALNIVPQGLESVIERNHEYPEHIALRTKDIFEVARTARARGMEFLQVPANYYEDLAARFDLDAQLLETLKELHLLYDRDEAGEFLHFYTKTLGNMFLEVVERRTGYDGYGAPNAPVRLASQFESNRWSRNL is encoded by the coding sequence ATGCGCACCTCGATCGCCACGGTATGCCTCTCAGGAACCCTCGAAGAAAAGCTGCTGGCCTGCGCCAGAGCCGGGTTTGACGGAATCGAGATCTTTGAACAGGATCTCCTGGTCAGCCCGATGTCGCCAGAAGAAGTCAAGGCCATGGCGCACCGTCTGGGACTGACCCTGGACTTGTTCCAGCCCTTCCGCGACTTCGAAGGAGTCACCGAGGAGGCGCTCAAGGCCAACCTGCACCGGGCTGAGGCGAAATTCCAGCTCATGCAACGTCTGGGCATGGACCTGATGCTGTTGTGCTCCAATGTCGGCACTGCCACAATCAACGACGATGACCTGTTCGTGGAGCAGATCCGCCAGCTCTCCGATCTCGCTGCCCAGTACAACGTGCGCATCGCCTACGAGGCCTTGGCCTGGGGCAAATATGTTGATACCTACCAGCACTCCTGGCGGATCGTGAAGCGCGTTGATCGCGCCAACGTGGGGCTGTGCATCGACAGCTTCCATATCCTTTCGCGCGGCGATGACCCGGCCGGAATCGCGAGCATTCCCGGCGAGAAGATCTTCTTCGTGCAATTGGCCGACGCACCGGTGCTCTCCATGGATATCCTCTCCTGGTCCCGCCACTACCGGCTCTTCCCCGGGCAGGGCGGGTTCGCGCTGGACCAGTTCCTCGCAGAGCTCGTCCGCTCGGGATACGACGGCATCATTTCGCTGGAGATCTTCAACGACGTATTCCGCCAGTCCAACGTGGAGCGTACCGCCATCGATGGACTTCGCTCCTTGCAATGGCTGGGATCGAAGACGGCCCAGCTGCTGGACTCGAGCTCGGAGAGCTACGCGCTTGAGCTCGGGGTGCTTCCCGGCATCCAGGACGCCACTGGATTCGACTTCGCCGAGATCAGGACCGAAGACCCCGAACGCGTGGCAGGGATGCTCTCGCAACTCGGATTCAGCTTCCGCGGCCAGCACCGTCGCAAGCCGGTGCAGCTCTGGAGCTCGGGAGAAGCGAAGATCATCATCAATTCCCAACGCAGCCGCGGGGTGGAAGCTGCCGTCTCCGGCTTCGGAGTGCTGGTGCCGGACCCGGTGGCCAGCGGCGAACGCGGAGGCGCCCTGCTGGCGACCCGGGTTCCTCGCCACCGAACCCATAATGAGCAGGACCTGCCAGGCTTCATCGCCCCGGATCGCTCCGAAGTCTTCTTCAGTTCATTGGCCAACACCGAGAACTGGGTGCAAGAATTCGAGGATTCGGCACCGGAAGCCAACGCTTCTCCCACTGGTCCCATCTCGAATATCGACCACATCAATCTGGCCCAGCCCTGGCAATGCTTTGACGAATCCGTGCTGTTCTACTGCAGCGTGCTGAATCTGCAAGCACGGCCGGGCACGGAAGTGCCGAGCCCCATGGGACTGGTGCGCTCGCAGGTGCTGGCGACCGATGATTGCAGCGTCCGGCTGGCATTGAATATCGTGCCCCAGGGCCTGGAAAGCGTGATTGAACGCAACCACGAATACCCGGAACACATAGCCCTTCGCACCAAGGACATCTTCGAGGTCGCCCGCACAGCGCGCGCCCGCGGCATGGAGTTCTTGCAGGTGCCGGCGAATTATTACGAGGACCTGGCCGCGCGCTTCGATCTGGACGCGCAACTGCTGGAGACCCTGAAGGAACTGCACCTGCTCTATGACCGTGATGAGGCCGGAGAATTCCTGCACTTCTACACCAAGACCCTTGGCAACATGTTCTTGGAGGTAGTTGAACGGCGTACTGGCTACGATGGGTATGGAGCGCCAAACGCGCCGGTCCGGCTTGCCTCTCAGTTCGAGAGCAATCGCTGGAGCAGAAACTTGTAA
- a CDS encoding shikimate dehydrogenase has translation MSTRAESYLVGLIGDGVMPSLTPPMHERAAQVHGLHYLYRPIDLAELNLPASDIGELLHAGAKLGFNAFNVTHPCKQLVLDHLDDISPTARAIGAVNTVVIQDGKFIGHNTDASGFIRGLHDGLPGAAKRKVLQLGAGGAGAAVAYALLADGTEELHIVDLDEERVEHRVRELQKHFPHASVHAATPGHVPQLLGQVDGLLNATPIGMHHHPGLPLDLAALEPRHWVADCIYRPVDTELIVAARDLGCQVLDGGHMAVGQAVDAFEIITGIRPDTQQVRSHLLELLDKGL, from the coding sequence ATGAGTACACGTGCTGAGTCTTATCTGGTCGGTCTGATCGGTGATGGCGTCATGCCTTCGCTGACGCCACCGATGCACGAACGTGCTGCCCAGGTCCATGGGCTGCATTACCTGTATCGGCCGATTGACCTCGCCGAACTGAATCTTCCGGCCAGCGATATCGGAGAGCTGCTCCACGCGGGAGCCAAGCTGGGATTTAACGCCTTCAATGTAACCCATCCTTGCAAACAATTAGTTCTCGACCACCTAGATGACATCTCGCCTACGGCCCGAGCCATCGGGGCCGTCAATACCGTGGTGATCCAGGACGGAAAATTCATCGGGCACAACACCGATGCCTCCGGATTCATCCGTGGCCTGCACGACGGGCTGCCCGGAGCGGCAAAGCGCAAAGTGCTGCAGCTGGGAGCCGGAGGAGCCGGCGCTGCCGTGGCCTACGCCTTGCTGGCGGATGGAACAGAGGAACTGCACATCGTTGACCTCGATGAGGAGCGTGTTGAGCATCGCGTCCGCGAACTGCAAAAGCACTTCCCGCACGCGTCCGTCCATGCGGCAACTCCAGGGCATGTCCCGCAGCTGCTGGGCCAGGTCGACGGATTGCTCAATGCGACCCCTATCGGCATGCACCATCACCCGGGACTGCCCCTGGATCTCGCCGCGCTCGAACCACGCCATTGGGTCGCCGACTGCATCTACCGCCCGGTGGACACCGAACTCATTGTCGCCGCCCGCGACCTGGGATGCCAAGTCCTGGACGGCGGTCATATGGCCGTGGGACAGGCGGTCGACGCCTTCGAAATCATCACCGGCATCAGGCCGGACACGCAGCAGGTCCGAAGCCACCTGCTCGAACTGCTGGACAAAGGACTGTAA